The DNA sequence TGAACCCTTTACCACGTTTCGCAAAACGCGTTGCGCGTGCGAAGTCTGCTTGCCCACCAGTTGACGAATAATAACGACCACCAATTGTTTCGGACGCACATTGTCCGTAAAGGTCAACTTCCGTCGTAGCATTAATTGATACGATTCGTTCCTCCTTTGCAATCTCACGCGGATCATTTACCATACTCACCGGCAAAAATTCAACCGCAGGATTTTCGTGGATGAAATCATACAGCCGCTTCGATCCAAATGCGAATGTCGCTACAATTTTCCCTTTATGAGTAAACTTCCGAGTTCCATCGACTGCCCCTGCTTTTACAAGATCTACAATGCCATCTGTTAGCATTTCAGTATGGATTCCAAGATGACGGTGATCTTTCAACATACTCATAACTGCATTCGGGATAGCACCAATGCCAATTTGGAGTGAATCCCCATTTTCAATAACATTCGTTACAAATTCAGCAATTTTAAGATCTTTCTCCCCTATTAAAGGAGACTTTACTTCTGTTAAAGGCACATCGTTTTCAATATAGCCCACAATTTGACTAATGTGAATTTGGTTTTCACCGTATGTTCGCGGCATACTTTTATTCACTTCCAAGACAAACGGGACATGACCGATGAACTCAGAAATATAGTCTGCCTGTGTACCCAATGAAAAATAACCGTGTTCATCCATCGGTGACACAACTGTCATAATCATCGACATGTTCGTAATTTCTTTTAACATGCGCGGAACTTCATGAAAAACATTCGGAACTAATTCTATTTTTCCTTCTTGATAAGCCTTTCGTGTTGCACCACTTAAAAAGTAAGAGACATGTGAAAGATGGCCTTTCATGGTACCCCTTATATAATCTCGCTCTCGGAGAGCAAGCATCTGATGGATTTTAACATTATGTAATTTCCAATGATTCTCTTCCAATATATCTAGCAGACGGTGAGGTTCTCCATTAGCGATTGGGATAACTATATCCGCCTCTTTTTCTATCAAACCAATAAACTCTTCTGTGCTCAATCGTTTTTCCAAGTTGGTTTTCCACTCCTATAAAAGTCCGTCTATTCAATTAGTATACAACAGACTGAGCGCTCACTCAACTTGATGACTGACTAGTAAGAACGTTATAATCAATTTATGACAAACTTAACCATGGACCAGCTCAGACAACTAAATATGTACAGTATTTACGTTGAACAACCCAAGCAGAAATTATTCACTTTAGAAATGTTGCTCGATGGAGAACAGACAGAAGATGTTCTAAATGTTGTCCAAGCAGTGAGCGGAAGCCCTAACCGAACTGTAGCAGCATCGTATTTCATGCGCCGTTTCGGTATGTTTACCGCGATGCAATTCTATAATTTGGCGGCGTACGATGAAGTGTGGAACGGGAACAAAGAGCATCTTCATTTTGGAGCAAAAGAAGAATATGGCAAACTGGCAGTTAGTACGTTTGCCTTAGAGAAAGATTGGAAATATGTTGAAGATGATGAACGGTATGATGTCATTAGAAGAGTTCTATTGGAAGAATGCAACGCTGTTATCAGGAAAATTCGTACCGTCACATCCGTTTCTCCATTGACGTTATGGGAAAACATTTTCGGGTTTCTCCTTTGGCAATACCATGTACTCCTGTCTAATCCAGGCACCTCCGCAGAAGCACGGGCAGATCTTAATATGTTGAAAGACGATGCGCTTTGGGAAGGTATCGCACCTCGTTCTCTATTTGCCACCTATTTAAAAGGATGTGAACCGTCCGCACTTTTGAACACCGAAGTCCGAACAACATGCTGTTTTTCTAAAGATGTACCTGGCCTTATTCAATGTGGTTTTTGCCCGTTGAAATAGAAGATGGTACTCATTTTTTTCGATAGCCTTTGTACCAGACCTTCATTGAATAAATCGTCCCACTTGCCGCGCCTCCATAGAAAAATCCCATGAAAATACCGGCGGCCAGGTTACCTGGATGGCTGATGAAAATAGACAAAATAAGACCAATAACTGTTGAGGCGGTTGAAAACCATCTTTCAGGAAGTTTGAAAAAGTATTTCAACAATAGTACGCCGAGAAGAATAACAGGAATTGCCCAAAAAGCATCCCAAATATTTGTATGGATTAAAGGGAATTCATCCCACATAACATCAATCCTTTTTTCCAATAGCTTTCCCATTTTCCAAGTGATCCAATACATGATTAACATGAAAGAGAGGAATTACTATGCAAATAAAAGGCCATACAGTTCTTGGGAAAGTTCTTGACGAGGAAACGCGCTGTTCACATTATCATACCGAAATAGACCGGGTCGCCATGAAGTTTTACTGTTGCGATACATATTATCCGTGCTATAAGTGCCATGACGAAGACGGTTGCAACAATTCTTGCATTTGGCCTAAAGAAAAGTTTGATGAAAAAGCGGTTTTGTGTGGGACTTGTGGCCACGAACTGACTATTTCGGAGTATTTTACATCTGGATCGAAGTGTCCTACCTGTTCATCACTATTTAACCCCGGATGTAGTTTGCATCGGCATTTATATTTTGAGACATAAAAAGAAGCGCATTCCCTTGAGAATGCGCTTCTTTTTGTTTCGGTAACTATCATCAAGTATTATTTAGGTTTTCTTGTTCTTTTAACAATAAAATAAATTCCTATTCCAACGAGTAACAGAAAAATAAGTACTGGCAAGTTTCCGAAGAAAAGCACAATCAATCCCGAACCCGCCGCAAAGATAAAGTTCGTACTCGTAGCAAGCTGCTTTTTAGTTTTTTCCCATGTGTCTAAATTCTTACTGTCTACTCCTGGAACAATAACACGATTTTCATACATCGCTATTTCAATAGTAGAAAAAGACGTTTGATTTTCTAAATACTTCATCTTTCCTACGATTAATTCAATTTCCTCTTGGACTACGGATAAATCTGATGATATTTTCAATAAGTCCTCTGTTTTTTCCGCCTTGCCCATAAAATCGAGTAGCCTTTCCTCCACTGTTCGTTTTGATTTCATTCTAGACTCCAAATCGATATATTGTTCAGTTACATCCTCCCCGGTCACATTGCGATTCAAAACTTCAGCTGCTTCCCCTTCGGCATCCGTTAAAAACTTTTGAAAATGTTTCTCAGGAATTCGAACAGTGAGCTGAGCACTAATGCTTTCTTCGCTTTCACGATACACATTCGATACGACGATATAGCCTCCATATTCACTCACCTTTTTCTCTATTGTAAGCTGAGTATTTTCAAGGTTTTTCACATTGAGTTGCAATTCCGCTCTATGGATTATTTTTCTATTCGTTGGGACCACTTCAGATTGTTCATTGGCTAACTCTTCTGTTTCAACTTTATTCTCTTGCTCCGTCGTTGCCGTATCATGCGATGTTGATGAGCTCTCCATCTGACTATCCTTCTGCGCTTCATCTGAACTACAAGACGCCAGTAGTACAAGAAAACCTGATAATAGTAGAACTAAAACCATATTTCTCTTCATCGAATCCCCCCTCTCTAACCAATGAGACGGATTAATCTGACAAAGGTTACATTTCCCAATTAAACGGTATGAAAAAACGCTAGATTTCATCTAGCGCTTTTCAGTCTTCTATGTCATTTTTAAATAGTCTTCGTCGCAGCGCTTTTGATTTCCTTCCGCCTTGCGTAAATATTCTTAACGATGGCTTTACCAACTGCATACGCCGGAACGGCAACGATAATACCGAGAAAACCTCCAATATTTCCTGCTGCCAATATAACAGTAATGACTGTAAGTGGATGAATGTCCAGTGATTTCCCCATGACATTTGGTGTAATAAGATTACTTTCAACTTGCTGGGCGATCACCATTACGACTGCAGCAAAAATACCAATCTTTGGATCCTGTATTAAACCAATGATGATTGCAGGAACTGCTGAAATCCATGGGCCGATGAAAGGAATGAGGTTCATGAACAATCCAAAAATCGCTAATAATAGCGCATACTCCAGTCCAATAATCATATAACCTGCAAACAACAGAATTGCTAATAGAAAACTGATTAACAACTGCCCTTGGATATAAGAACGGAGTACCGTATCGATATCATGTAAGGTCTTTTTGATCCATTCCCGACGTTTTCCCGAAAAGAAATTGTATATGAACGGAGCAAACTTTTCGTGATCTTTCAGGATGAAAATGAAGAAAAATGGGACTAGTATTACCAGGAATACCGCTTGAAATAACGATTGTAAAAATTGAACAACCCATTTCCCAAAATTAATTGCTATGGTTTGTAGTGATTCAACCGCACCATCAATCGACTCTTCAAGTTTTGGGGGTAAATTATCTTTCTGTTGGAATAACGCGTATGTTATGTCATTTATTTCCGTGGCAATAGTAGGCGTATTTTCGACTAAGTTATTAACTTGTTTTGTTACCGGAGGAGCAATAATCGCTACGAATATCCAAACGACTGCTACGAGAATCGCCATAACTGCAAGAATACTTCCCCACCTTGGTACGTTACGTTTTTCCAGAAAACGTTGAATCGGTTCCGTAATATAGTATAGAACGCCACCAAGTAATAAGGGTATGAATATTGCCTTTGCAATAATAACTAAAGGCGAAAAAATCCCTTGAATCTCCATAAAGTATTTTATAATTAGCATAGCAAGTAGTATTCCAACACCTACTTGAAACCATAACTTCTTCGTCACATATCCCACTTCCTTTTCATTTCGGTACTATTTGTATTGTTATTTTAAGTATACGTTGTTATACGCTTAACGTCGAAGAAAGTTTAAACTTTTCTTTACTATCAGGTCTATAGATTAACTAAAAATAACCAGTAAATGACTTAATCGGCCCGCACTTGTATAGTTGCGCTTTGGAATGAATGACTTCTAGTATGATTACCGAGATGTCTGGATGTGCAAGGATGCGACTTTTCCGACCCCTTACACATTTCTTTCGGTAATCGTATGGTTGTCCTTTATCCGTCGCGCTCCAAATGCATAAGTACACAGAGTGCTGAGGATTTTTGGGCCGAAAAAATAGCTGGCTTCTTACCTGGAGAAATGCCGCCAAAGATGCAATTTTGGCAGCTGATGCTTTCTCTATGGTTCATACTTATTTATTTTAAAGAAGTGTCACTTTTTATTAGGAAACACAAGCTTAGATGCATACTCTTTACTAAAAGTAGGCAAGGAACGCATTGTGCAACTTGAAAGAGTGCCCGAAATTGCATCTTCGGGCACTTATACTCTCCATAGAAAGTCATCTATTCTTTTCTTCCGAAACAACCGTATTTTATGTACATATATGATTAATAAGCAGACGTGCTTTATCATGTGAAAAATATATGGACCGTTAAAAAGAGTCAAAGCTCTATTTAACCAGTACTGCTATTCATACTTCTATATTACAACTTGGATGCTATCTGTTTCGATTACCTCTAAAGCTCCCATAGAAAAAACTGCCCAAATTGGACAGCCCTTTTCACACCAAATGATGTAATAAATCACCCAACTCGAAGATTAATACGGATACCAGACGGATCTTCCGTCATAAATCCGCTACCGTACAATTCCACTTTTGCATCTAGTGCTTCCACTTTCGTTATCGCTTCTTTCAATTCATCCTCATTCGGATAAATAAGCGTGTATGATTGGAGTCCGACACTGCCCGCAGTAGGACGTGACACACCTTCTCCATTCCACGTATTTAATCCAATATGGTGATGATACTTCCCATTAGACATGAACAATGCTTGAGGATAATTCGTGACGACTTCAAAGCCTAGCGCATTGTAGAATATTTCCGTTTTAGGCAAGTTGGCTACATGTAAATGTACATGGCCCATAACTGTCCCGACAGGAAGACCATCCCATGTCTGCCCCGCACTTTCTGCAATAATACTTTCTCCGTCAAGTGGATCAGTACTCATTGCAACTTTTCCTTTGTCCCAACTCCAAACTTCAGGATCACGATCTATATAAATTTCAATGCCATTTCCATCAGGATCAGACAAATAGAGTGCCTCGCTCACAAGGTGATCCGAAGCCCCAATTCGTACATTATGTTGGATGAAATGTTTAATGATTGCCCCTAAATCAGCTCTCTTCGGCAACAATAATGCGAAATGATACAGTCCAGATTTATGCGCCTCTTTCGGCGTGACATTTTCTGGTTGTTCAATAATCAGCAACGGCGTCTTGCCATCCGCTGTCAGTACAACTTTATCTCCAGCTTCCTCAAGCACTTTAAATCCAATCACCTCTTTATAAAATTGGACAGCTCTAGTCAAGTCCAAAACGTTGAGATGTACTTCCCCTGTATACGTATGCGGTGCCGTATGAAAATTCATTTATATTCCTCCTCGATAATGACGGTAAGTAACTTACTTTATGTAACTAACTTTATATGTTATAATAACAGTTGTCAACACATTACGTTCCGGCGAAAGGAGCCTCAATGATATGAACGAATTTGAACTTTGTCCTCGTTTCGAGAAAGCTGTATCTATCCTAAGCCAACGCTGGACCACCCTTATTTTGTATCAATTAATGGCAGGACCACAACGCTTTTGCACAATGACCGACAAACTTGGTGTCAGCGGAAAAACACTATCAGAGCGATTAAAAGATCTTGAGCAGCAAGACTATGTCATCCGTAATGTTTATCCTGAAACCCCCGTACGGATTGAGTATTCGCTAACTGCAAAAGGAATGTCTCTCACACCAATTATGAAAGAAATCGAGATTTGGTCACAGAAATGGATTGAACGTGAAGTAGCTTCTCCAAATGAAAAAGCATGAAAATTCATCCATGAATTTTCATGCTTTTTTAGCTAAATTATTATGTATAATCTATAGATAGATGTTTTATTATACTGGAAGGAGAGGGAATTATGAGGACACTGCTAATCGACAATTATGATTCATATACATTCAATCTTTATCAACTTATTGCCTCTATAAATGAAGAACTACCCATAGTAGTAAGGAATGATCAATATTCATGGGACGAATTACAGTCCATTTCGTTTGATAATGTTATTATTTCTCCAGGACCAGGAACACCAACGAAGGAAAAAGATTTTGGTGTTTGTCGAGATGTTTTACGCCTATCAGAAGTTCCGATTCTAGGGG is a window from the Sporosarcina sp. ANT_H38 genome containing:
- a CDS encoding acetyl-CoA hydrolase/transferase family protein; protein product: MEKRLSTEEFIGLIEKEADIVIPIANGEPHRLLDILEENHWKLHNVKIHQMLALRERDYIRGTMKGHLSHVSYFLSGATRKAYQEGKIELVPNVFHEVPRMLKEITNMSMIMTVVSPMDEHGYFSLGTQADYISEFIGHVPFVLEVNKSMPRTYGENQIHISQIVGYIENDVPLTEVKSPLIGEKDLKIAEFVTNVIENGDSLQIGIGAIPNAVMSMLKDHRHLGIHTEMLTDGIVDLVKAGAVDGTRKFTHKGKIVATFAFGSKRLYDFIHENPAVEFLPVSMVNDPREIAKEERIVSINATTEVDLYGQCASETIGGRYYSSTGGQADFARATRFAKRGKGFICMYSTAKNDTISRIKLQLSTGSVVTTSKNDVDHIVTEYGIARLYGKSLSERAKALIDIAHPAFREELLFDAKKNDIL
- a CDS encoding CHY zinc finger protein, with product MQIKGHTVLGKVLDEETRCSHYHTEIDRVAMKFYCCDTYYPCYKCHDEDGCNNSCIWPKEKFDEKAVLCGTCGHELTISEYFTSGSKCPTCSSLFNPGCSLHRHLYFET
- a CDS encoding DUF4349 domain-containing protein — encoded protein: MKRNMVLVLLLSGFLVLLASCSSDEAQKDSQMESSSTSHDTATTEQENKVETEELANEQSEVVPTNRKIIHRAELQLNVKNLENTQLTIEKKVSEYGGYIVVSNVYRESEESISAQLTVRIPEKHFQKFLTDAEGEAAEVLNRNVTGEDVTEQYIDLESRMKSKRTVEERLLDFMGKAEKTEDLLKISSDLSVVQEEIELIVGKMKYLENQTSFSTIEIAMYENRVIVPGVDSKNLDTWEKTKKQLATSTNFIFAAGSGLIVLFFGNLPVLIFLLLVGIGIYFIVKRTRKPK
- a CDS encoding AI-2E family transporter; translation: MTKKLWFQVGVGILLAMLIIKYFMEIQGIFSPLVIIAKAIFIPLLLGGVLYYITEPIQRFLEKRNVPRWGSILAVMAILVAVVWIFVAIIAPPVTKQVNNLVENTPTIATEINDITYALFQQKDNLPPKLEESIDGAVESLQTIAINFGKWVVQFLQSLFQAVFLVILVPFFFIFILKDHEKFAPFIYNFFSGKRREWIKKTLHDIDTVLRSYIQGQLLISFLLAILLFAGYMIIGLEYALLLAIFGLFMNLIPFIGPWISAVPAIIIGLIQDPKIGIFAAVVMVIAQQVESNLITPNVMGKSLDIHPLTVITVILAAGNIGGFLGIIVAVPAYAVGKAIVKNIYARRKEIKSAATKTI
- a CDS encoding VOC family protein translates to MNFHTAPHTYTGEVHLNVLDLTRAVQFYKEVIGFKVLEEAGDKVVLTADGKTPLLIIEQPENVTPKEAHKSGLYHFALLLPKRADLGAIIKHFIQHNVRIGASDHLVSEALYLSDPDGNGIEIYIDRDPEVWSWDKGKVAMSTDPLDGESIIAESAGQTWDGLPVGTVMGHVHLHVANLPKTEIFYNALGFEVVTNYPQALFMSNGKYHHHIGLNTWNGEGVSRPTAGSVGLQSYTLIYPNEDELKEAITKVEALDAKVELYGSGFMTEDPSGIRINLRVG
- a CDS encoding helix-turn-helix domain-containing protein — its product is MNEFELCPRFEKAVSILSQRWTTLILYQLMAGPQRFCTMTDKLGVSGKTLSERLKDLEQQDYVIRNVYPETPVRIEYSLTAKGMSLTPIMKEIEIWSQKWIEREVASPNEKA